TGCTATTATTGATATAGCTTGCAGGGCAGAGTTTCCACTTGATAGGTTTTTCTTTCCATATATATCTAAAATCAAACCAAATTTTGCAGGTGAGTATATAGCACTTTGAGTAGCTAATAAAACCAAAATAAACATTGCTAAGTAAAAGTTTGAAATAGCATAAGCAAATATCATAAGAATTGATAATGAAAAAGAAGATACAGCCCCATATATCAAAATATTTTTTTTATTATATTTGTCTGAGAGGTATCCACTTAGTGTAAATAAAAGTACATAAGGAATAAGAATCAAAGCATTTATAATAGATATCCAAATAACTTGTGTACTTCCATCAAATATCTTAAAAGCAATATTTTGTAAAAAAATTTTATGGGCAATGTCAACTACCACATTACAAAATACCACAAACAAAAAAGCAAATTTTATTACTACTAGATTATTAATTTTACCAATCATCTATTTTTCATCACAAATTTCATTTAACACTCCAATAAATGTACATTTTATGAAGTATAAATATTTATGAATAATAAGTCAAGTTAAAATTTAAAAATGAAACCAAATTGTAATTATTAAGATTTAACTCTTCTTTTTGAAAATGAATCCAATGAATAAATAATAAGTGCTATCCAAATTAAACAAAAGGTTACTAATTTATCAATATTGAATTCTTCATGATAAATAAATACGGCAATCAAAAAAGAGACTGTAGGAGCAATATATTGAAAAAAACCTAATGTAGCAAGTTTCATTCTTGTAGCTGCTCCATTAAATAATAACAAGGGAATAACAGTTACTAGCCCTGCAAGAACTAGCATAAAAGAGACATAAACTCCACTATTCTCACCAAAAGCTATTCCTTTTTCATTATATATATAAATCAAATAAGCAATAGCAAAAGGCAATGTTAAAAGAACTTCTACAAATAGTCCTACAATAGAGCCTACATTTATTTTTTTTCTTATCATTCCATACATTGCAAAAGAAACGGCTAAAGATAAAGATACTATTGGAATATAACCTAAGGTAATAAGTTGATATAATATTGCTAAAGTGGCAATAAATATTGCTACATACTGATATTTTGTCATTCTCTCTTTAAAAAATAAAAAACCAAATAAGACATTTACAAGTGGATTTATATAATAACCAAGAGAAGCCTCTAGTATTCTATTATTAGTTATTGCCCAAATAAAAATAAGCCAATTTACAGATACAAAAAAAGTAGAAAAAAACAAATTTCTAAGTTGCTTAAAATCTTTTATAATACTTAAAAATGAACTAATTTCTTTTTTATAAAATAAAAAAGGCAAAAGGGTAATAACTGAAAATATAACTCTATAAACTAATATCTCAATTGGAGCTACTGAAGAAACTTCTTTAAAATATATCGGAGATAATCCACCCCAAAATAAAAATGCAAATACAGCATAAAGCTGCCCTAATCTCTCATTACTCAAATATACTTCCTAATTATAAAATAGAAAGTATATTATCAAATAAAATGAGAAATGTATAGAAAATAATTGCTTTATTTAAATATTTTTTTAAGTATTGGAATACGAGATAAAACAAACATATCCAATAATAAAACACAAACTAAAGTAATACCTGCTAATGGGAAAAATAAAGAAAGAGCTAACATAAGAATCATAGCATTATGCCAATGGGGCAATTTACTTGGAATAGGAGGAGGAACTAATTTAAATCCAGAGTCTTTGGGTCTTCTTTTCCACCACATAATAACACCTGTAATACTTAAAACTATAACTGATAGACAAATTATTGTATTAATTATAAGATTCCAAATAGTTACCAATCCCATATGAATAGGAATAGATACAGCCATAGTTTTACCTGCAAGTGAATAATCATCAAAAGTAACCTTTGCTAAAACGTGCCCTGTATATCTATCCACATGAACTGTTTTGTCTGCAAAAGGATTTGGAGCATCACTATTCATAGTATCTTGATTTATTGTCCATACACCTGTTTTCCCTTTTGGAAAAGATACTCTATATCTTCCTTCAAAACCAATTCTTTGGGCAAGTCTTTCTATACTATCTATATTTACAGCTTCATTTGGAAGTGTCCCATCTACTCCTAATTTTGAACCAGAAGCAGGAAGAGGAGTCTCTTCTATTGCCCAAGGCATTCCAGCTGATGGACCATAGTTTAATGAAGCATGAGTTTCACTAGAAAGTGGTATTTTATCCCATTTTTGGGCAGGGAAAGTGCTCCATGCTTGGAAGATTTTTCCACCCCAAATACCAGTCCAAGACATACCAGATAATAAAAATAGAAAAAAGAAAATAGATACATAAACCCCAAGTGAAACATGTACTTCTTTCCAAAAAAGACGACCTTTTAGTGATAGTTTTGGAATCAAAAAGTCTCTTATTTTTCTATCTTTTGGCCACCAAAGATAAACTCCTGTAATAATCAAAATAATAGCAAAACCAGCAGCTATTTCTAACATCCGATCACCAATAGGTCCTAAAAGTAGATCACTATGAATATCATCAGCTAAATCATACCAACCTTGTCTTCTAAGCCATTCATTTACAATTTTACCATTGTATGGGTTTACAGCAACCATAGATTGGCTACCATCAGAATCTTTTATTCTAAAAACATTTACTCTATTTGGTTCTGAAGCTTTTATCCACTCTACTAATTTTCCTTTTGGATGAGTTGATAAAGCAATATTTGATTGTTCTTGTAAAGTAAGCATAATAGCATTTGGTGGTACAGGAACAGTTACCTTTTCCCCATCTCTTCCATCAAAATAACCAATATACATCATAAGCATACCAGTTACTGCAAGTATCAACATAAAAGGTGTTACAAATATTCCTGCATAAAAATGCCAGCGCCAAGCGGCTTTATAAAAAAGTGTATCTTCATTTACTTTTTTATATTTACTAGATGTTCCTATATCCATCTTCTCTATCCTTCATACAAACTAAAATTTAAGTCTGAAAGGTTAGAGAAAGATAGTTAATTTTCTGTTAATTTATCAAAAAAATGCTTTTATCTCTTCACTATTTAATAATTTTCCAGTAGATTTGATTTCACCGTTTATCACAAGTGCAGGAGTACTCATAACTCCATATTCCATGATTTTTTGTATATCTTCTACTTTTTCAACTTGGGCAAAAATTCCAGCATCTGCAACTGCTTTTTTTGCATTTTCTTCCAAGGCTTTGCACTTTGTACATCCTGTACCTAATATTTCTATTTTCATTATATCTCCTGTATGTGATCTTTTAATGTATAAATATAAGTATCAACTTCTAATTCATCATATCGTTCAACAGTTACTGGTGTTCTTACAAATTCACCACCTTCAAATTCATCTAAATAATCCCAATGATTAATTAAATTTGAGGAAGTAAATAAAAACCCATGAACAGTATCCCCATCTGGATTAAGTCTTATTCCTGGATACCCCATACTTGCACTCCAACCAGCATCTATTAAAAAACCTTTTACAGTAGCAGGTACAAATTTACCTACAATTTTCTCTAATACATGGGCATTTGGACAGTTTGGCATAAGTGTACCATAAACAAAAAGAGTTGTATCCAATCTATTTCCTTTGTAATAATTTATTAGATTTTTGAAATTATAACAAAGTAATATAAATATTAAGAAAATGAAAGGGCTAAAAAAATCACAACTGTAAATATTCCTGTTAACATTAAAAGAAAGCCTCTTTTTTTGAAACCATATTTTCCCTTTACCATTACAATAGCTGATAAAGCAAAAAAGGCTAAAACAATACTATAAACCATAGCTAAATAATACCAAGCTCTATTATTAGTTGATAAGTGAGAGTTAATAAACATCTGTAAAAAAGCTGGATAAGAGATATATTTTATATTTGTCTCTCCAGAAGTTTGATTATAAATTATATTCATATATTTATAATCAAAAAACAAAGTACTATTTTCTTGTTTCACAAAATTCAATCTAGATATGTTTTTTTCTACAGTACTCTTTGATCCAACTTTATAAATATAATCAAGCTTCCCAATTTTTGCTTCACTTATTAGCTTTTCTTTAAAATCATCACTTGAAATATTTTTTGAAATATTTGTTTGAAAAGTATATTCATATTTAAACCAACCTAAACCACGAGCAGATAATATAAAACCCGTAATTGCATATATAAGTGTAATACCTATAAAAAAATACCCAAGATCTCTATGAAGAGATCTTGCTTTATTACTTAATGATTTCTTTTTTGACATATTTTAAAATGTTCTTTTAATATTGATAGTGAATTTTCTAGGTTCACCAGAGAAAATTCTATTATCTTCTCTACCTGATTCATAATACTTTTTATCTGTTATATTTTCAATATTTAATGAGAAATCCCAATCATTTATTGAATAATATGCTCCCACATCAACTCTTGCATATGATGGTAACTCTACTCTTTTTGCTACAGCTGAATTTGTATATATTTTATCTCTATATGATATTCCTGTTGATAATCCAAGTCTTCCATCATATATTTTTTTGGGAATATTATATCTAGTAAATATATATGCAGTAACCTCAGGAGTAAGAGCTTGTGTATTTCCAACAAATTTTCCAGATACATATTTTGCTTTATTATAGGCATACCCTGATTTAAACTGCCAATTAGCAGTAGGTAACCATTGAACTTCTAGTTCTACACCCTTACTTTCTACTTCACCTGAAATTTCATAAAAATCAGTTCCTGAAATCTGTTCAGCTACATTTTCTTTATTTATTTTATAAAAAGAAATTCCTGTATTAAACTCTTTACTTACATTAATTTTAGTTCCAATTTCATATTGTTTTGATTTTTCAGTATCTAAGAAGTTACCAGAAGTATCAGTCCTTTCAGCACTACTAGGATCATAACTTTGTGCTAAACTTCCATACACTGAAAAGACATCATTAATATTGTAAATTGTCCCAATAGATCCAACAAAATCTCTAGATTTTTTTATTTTATCAGGTGATACACAAGGTCCTCTTGAACACTCAAAATCAATTTTTGTTTTATCTACTCTAGCAGAACCTACAAGAGTAAGTTTATCGGTTAGACTTATTTTATCTTGTAAATAAACACCTGTGCTATAATATTGTGTTTTTCTTCTATCTTTTTGGTTAATAACAGCAGTTCCCCCATGAATAGGATTATAGATATTTATATTTGGAGTTACAAAACCTCCTTGAGCAATTCTATCATAATCAGTTTTTCTATAATTTCCAGCTAATCCAAAAGTCAAACTATGTTTCATATCTGCAATAATTGTATCAAGATTTAAATTTGTATCAAAACTATGCCAATCTCTTTCATTGTATTGATGTCTATTTCTTCTTGTTAGTGTTGTATCTGATACAGTTGCTCCTTGGTTAACACTTTTGTTCTCATAAAGTTTTCGTTCATCTGTATGAAATACACTTCTCCAGTCAAAATTAAAGAAAAGATTATCACTAATATAATGATCTAAATTAATATCAAAAGCTTTTCCTTCATCATTATCATAGTCATCTTTTTCTTGATAAACAGTGTTTAAATTTGCAGCTGTTGATATATCATGATTTGCAACAAATAGTCCATCATCTGCACTTCCATCTTCATGTCCGTATTCCATTGCAACTAATAAAGAGGTATTATCACTAGCATTCCATAATAAACTTGGATAGATGTATAAATTTTTAAAATCAACATTATCTCTATATGAATTTAACTTTTCCCCAACAGCTATAAATCTGTAAAAGAGATTTTCATTTATAGGACCTGTTGTATCTAGGGTAGTTGTTATACCATTATCACTTCCAAATTCTGAAACCCCATTAGACATATAAGTTTGTAAAGATGTTTCTAGTGTCGTTTTCTGTACTGATTGTGGTCGTTTAGTTACTATATTTACTAAACCTCCTGGTTGCATCGCTCCATATAGTACAGAAGTTGGACCTTTTACTACTTCTATTCTCTCAACATTTGCAGTTGAAGGTGAGCCCATTCTACTTATAAGTCCTGACATACCATTTACTTTGATATTTTCTAAAGAAAGATCAAATCCACGTATCATTATGGCATCTGCATTCTTTCCAACTTTTGTTACTCCTGTTGTATAATCAAAGGTATCTTCTATTCTTTGAGCTTGCAAATCATCTATTAAAGTTCCCTTTGTCACAGAGACTGTATAAGGTGTTTTTTTGTCACTTGACTCACCTTTCATACTTGAAGAAGAGTTCTGTTCAAAATATGATTCTTGAGCTCCTTGTACTACAACTGTGTCTAATTGATCTGCAAAGATTAATCCTTGAGAAGCAAATAAAGACATTGCAATAACTAATTTTTTTTTCATTATATTCCTTTTAAGTTTTGATAAGAGAATTGATGTATTCACTAAAGTAAGGAATTGTAAGTAAATTAATATTAATAGTTTATTAATATAGATTATCATTATTGTTATTTATATATAAATAACTAGAAAATGTTTTTATAGTAGCTAAACTTAAAAGCCAAGGTGGCTTTTAAGTCTCTTATTTATTTTTAAATAATTGATAAATTGATGAAAAATCTTCATCACCCTTACCTAACATCTTCATTTTTGAGAATAATTCTTTAGGAATAGCAGCACTATATAGTGGTTGATTTAAACTAAAGGCTAAATTTTGAAGTAGATGTAAGTCTTTATTTATTGCACTATTTGAGAAGTGTGGAGAAAAATCTTCGTCAATTAGCTTTTGAGTTTTTGCTTTTAGTACAAGTGATTGACCACCACCTACACCCAAAATCTCTAAAGCTTTAGCTTTTGGAATCTCACAATTTTCAGCTAAAGCAGTACACTCTGCAAGTGTTGCCATAAAAGAGCCTAAACAAAGATTATTGATAAGCTTCATTTTAGTAGCACTTGAAGGTTTTTCTAAATAAAATATCTCTTTAGCTATTTTTTCTAAAATTGGTTTTGCATTTTCAAAAACCTCTTTTTTACCAGAACTTACAACTGTCAGTTCACCTTTAAGTGCTGGTGCTACACTTCCGAAAACTGGATTTTCCAAATAGTTACCACCCAAGGTGTTTACTGCTTCATGGAACTTTAAAACATCCTCATAATGATTTGTAGTCAAATCAATAATTGTTTTACCTTTTAGTTCTTCACACAATAATCCACCTGGCATTGAAAAAATATTATTAACAGCTGGTGAATCAAACAAACACATAAAAATAGTATCACATTTTTTTAATAACTCTTTTGGTGTTAATGCAATTTCATAACCTAAATCTTTGATTTTATCAGCATTTCTATTGTATACAATTACTTCCTCACCAACATCTCTTAATCTTGATGAAATAGCTTTACCTAAATTTCCTAGTCCTATAAATCCTATTGACATTATTTCTCCTAAAGTTTTAGGACTATTATAAGAAGATTAGATTAAAAAAAGATGAGTCCCCCTCATCTTCTCTTTTATTTTAAGTCAGCTAAAATTTTAGCTTTTAGTTTTGGAATTGTAAATCCAAATTGTTCAAATAAATCATTTGCAGGACCAGAAGCTCCAAAAGTATCCATACCATAAACTACATCAGCAAATTTATAATACTCTAAACCTCTTGCCGCCTCTACAGCAAAAACTTTAGTATTTGGATCAATAATTGTATCAATATATGTTTTTTCTTGCTCAACTAATAAATCATAACAAGGAACAGAAACAACATTTGCAATTACACCCTCTTCTTCTAAAGAACAAGCAGTTTGAAGAGCAAGCATTAACTCACTTCCTGATGCCATAATTGTAACAGTTGCATTTTCTCTCTTCTTAACTAAGTACCCACCATTTGCAACTTCACCAAAAGCTCTATCATCTTTTAGTACTTTTAATCCTTGTCTTGAACAAACAAAAGCAGAAGGAGCATTTAATTTTAATGCCACTTTCCATGAAGCAACATTCTCAGT
This portion of the Arcobacter nitrofigilis DSM 7299 genome encodes:
- the rarD gene encoding EamA family transporter RarD translates to MSNERLGQLYAVFAFLFWGGLSPIYFKEVSSVAPIEILVYRVIFSVITLLPFLFYKKEISSFLSIIKDFKQLRNLFFSTFFVSVNWLIFIWAITNNRILEASLGYYINPLVNVLFGFLFFKERMTKYQYVAIFIATLAILYQLITLGYIPIVSLSLAVSFAMYGMIRKKINVGSIVGLFVEVLLTLPFAIAYLIYIYNEKGIAFGENSGVYVSFMLVLAGLVTVIPLLLFNGAATRMKLATLGFFQYIAPTVSFLIAVFIYHEEFNIDKLVTFCLIWIALIIYSLDSFSKRRVKS
- a CDS encoding PepSY-associated TM helix domain-containing protein; this encodes MDIGTSSKYKKVNEDTLFYKAAWRWHFYAGIFVTPFMLILAVTGMLMMYIGYFDGRDGEKVTVPVPPNAIMLTLQEQSNIALSTHPKGKLVEWIKASEPNRVNVFRIKDSDGSQSMVAVNPYNGKIVNEWLRRQGWYDLADDIHSDLLLGPIGDRMLEIAAGFAIILIITGVYLWWPKDRKIRDFLIPKLSLKGRLFWKEVHVSLGVYVSIFFFLFLLSGMSWTGIWGGKIFQAWSTFPAQKWDKIPLSSETHASLNYGPSAGMPWAIEETPLPASGSKLGVDGTLPNEAVNIDSIERLAQRIGFEGRYRVSFPKGKTGVWTINQDTMNSDAPNPFADKTVHVDRYTGHVLAKVTFDDYSLAGKTMAVSIPIHMGLVTIWNLIINTIICLSVIVLSITGVIMWWKRRPKDSGFKLVPPPIPSKLPHWHNAMILMLALSLFFPLAGITLVCVLLLDMFVLSRIPILKKIFK
- a CDS encoding thioredoxin family protein, translated to MKIEILGTGCTKCKALEENAKKAVADAGIFAQVEKVEDIQKIMEYGVMSTPALVINGEIKSTGKLLNSEEIKAFF
- a CDS encoding gamma-glutamylcyclotransferase family protein; its protein translation is MDTTLFVYGTLMPNCPNAHVLEKIVGKFVPATVKGFLIDAGWSASMGYPGIRLNPDGDTVHGFLFTSSNLINHWDYLDEFEGGEFVRTPVTVERYDELEVDTYIYTLKDHIQEI
- a CDS encoding TonB-dependent siderophore receptor produces the protein MKKKLVIAMSLFASQGLIFADQLDTVVVQGAQESYFEQNSSSSMKGESSDKKTPYTVSVTKGTLIDDLQAQRIEDTFDYTTGVTKVGKNADAIMIRGFDLSLENIKVNGMSGLISRMGSPSTANVERIEVVKGPTSVLYGAMQPGGLVNIVTKRPQSVQKTTLETSLQTYMSNGVSEFGSDNGITTTLDTTGPINENLFYRFIAVGEKLNSYRDNVDFKNLYIYPSLLWNASDNTSLLVAMEYGHEDGSADDGLFVANHDISTAANLNTVYQEKDDYDNDEGKAFDINLDHYISDNLFFNFDWRSVFHTDERKLYENKSVNQGATVSDTTLTRRNRHQYNERDWHSFDTNLNLDTIIADMKHSLTFGLAGNYRKTDYDRIAQGGFVTPNINIYNPIHGGTAVINQKDRRKTQYYSTGVYLQDKISLTDKLTLVGSARVDKTKIDFECSRGPCVSPDKIKKSRDFVGSIGTIYNINDVFSVYGSLAQSYDPSSAERTDTSGNFLDTEKSKQYEIGTKINVSKEFNTGISFYKINKENVAEQISGTDFYEISGEVESKGVELEVQWLPTANWQFKSGYAYNKAKYVSGKFVGNTQALTPEVTAYIFTRYNIPKKIYDGRLGLSTGISYRDKIYTNSAVAKRVELPSYARVDVGAYYSINDWDFSLNIENITDKKYYESGREDNRIFSGEPRKFTINIKRTF
- a CDS encoding NAD(P)-dependent oxidoreductase — translated: MSIGFIGLGNLGKAISSRLRDVGEEVIVYNRNADKIKDLGYEIALTPKELLKKCDTIFMCLFDSPAVNNIFSMPGGLLCEELKGKTIIDLTTNHYEDVLKFHEAVNTLGGNYLENPVFGSVAPALKGELTVVSSGKKEVFENAKPILEKIAKEIFYLEKPSSATKMKLINNLCLGSFMATLAECTALAENCEIPKAKALEILGVGGGQSLVLKAKTQKLIDEDFSPHFSNSAINKDLHLLQNLAFSLNQPLYSAAIPKELFSKMKMLGKGDEDFSSIYQLFKNK